A portion of the Paenibacillus hamazuiensis genome contains these proteins:
- a CDS encoding glycosyltransferase family protein, with amino-acid sequence MKIILIIQARMGSTRLPGKILRPLGSTVVLDYDVTRCRQIDHVQEVIVATSALEQDQAIVDWCREHGVTCFRGSEDDVLARYYECAKPYDPDYVIRVTSDCPFIDYHLGSKVVQTMLDNPADIVLLDGQLPRGLAIEMVSFQALEYMYVHGHENRHREHVTYYAYEFPEPFKAVHCQVPESMRHPELRITLDTPEDYELLQTIADHFQDKLVPSQEVVRYLLANPEVAAINAHIQQKPVV; translated from the coding sequence ATGAAGATCATTTTAATCATTCAAGCTCGAATGGGTTCGACCCGTCTGCCGGGCAAAATTTTAAGGCCGCTTGGATCGACGGTCGTTCTTGATTACGATGTAACACGGTGCAGGCAAATCGATCATGTACAGGAAGTGATCGTGGCTACATCGGCGCTTGAGCAAGATCAGGCCATTGTGGATTGGTGCCGGGAACACGGGGTGACTTGCTTCCGCGGTTCGGAGGACGATGTGCTTGCGCGTTATTACGAATGTGCGAAACCATATGACCCGGATTATGTCATTCGGGTGACGAGTGATTGTCCGTTTATTGACTACCACTTGGGAAGCAAGGTCGTTCAAACGATGCTGGACAACCCGGCCGATATCGTACTTTTGGACGGTCAGCTGCCGCGGGGGCTAGCCATCGAAATGGTGTCCTTCCAAGCGCTTGAGTACATGTACGTCCATGGGCATGAGAACCGGCACCGCGAGCATGTGACTTATTACGCTTATGAATTTCCGGAACCATTTAAAGCGGTCCATTGCCAGGTTCCGGAGTCGATGCGGCATCCGGAGCTGCGAATCACGCTGGATACGCCTGAGGATTATGAGCTGCTCCAAACGATCGCTGATCATTTTCAAGACAAGCTGGTGCCCTCCCAAGAGGTAGTACGTTATTTGCTGGCCAATCCCGAAGTAGCGGCTATTAATGCCCATATTCAACAAAAACCCGTTGTTTAG
- a CDS encoding GNAT family N-acetyltransferase, with the protein MKYRCLQKPAYRFGDYEAVSLREQDIMSIKQWRNEQMAVLRQNKVLTDEDQRNYYQHVVLPTFDQEQPRIILFSFLYRGECIGYGGLTNNEWICQRAEISFLLNTARTTDRAGYRNDFTAFLTLMKKVAFEDLHFNRLFTETYDIRPHHVQILEDNGFVYEGRMRQHAVVDGRFVDSLLHGCLKEFYDANR; encoded by the coding sequence ATGAAATATCGCTGCCTACAAAAACCCGCCTACCGTTTCGGAGACTATGAGGCGGTTTCTTTGCGAGAGCAAGACATCATGTCCATCAAGCAGTGGAGAAACGAACAGATGGCTGTTTTGCGCCAAAATAAGGTGTTGACAGACGAGGATCAGCGGAATTACTATCAGCATGTCGTCCTTCCAACCTTTGATCAGGAGCAGCCGCGGATCATTTTGTTCAGTTTTCTATATCGGGGCGAATGTATAGGTTATGGCGGTTTAACCAATAATGAATGGATTTGCCAGAGAGCGGAAATCTCGTTTCTGTTAAATACGGCTCGCACAACGGATCGTGCCGGTTACCGAAACGATTTTACCGCTTTTCTCACGTTAATGAAGAAAGTGGCATTTGAAGACCTTCACTTTAACCGGCTTTTTACCGAAACATATGATATAAGACCTCATCATGTACAGATTCTTGAGGATAACGGTTTTGTGTACGAAGGCCGGATGCGACAGCATGCGGTGGTTGACGGCCGATTTGTGGACTCGTTATTACATGGGTGTCTAAAGGAGTTTTATGATGCTAACCGGTAA
- a CDS encoding NAD-dependent epimerase/dehydratase family protein codes for MLTGKRVFVSGGAGVIGTALVEKLLRRGAQVMVGDLKPRPVQWTSENLLYKQGDLNYLTAEEMEHFQPEYVFHLAATFERSVETYEFWNENYEHNVRLSHHVMNCLKDVKSLRKVVFASSYLIYNPDTYTFPEPAEKAVSLKEGGEIYPRNLCGVAKLLHEMELQFLHHFRGAELQTVSARIYRSYGKNSRDIISRWIRALLKDETITVFRKEGMFDYIYAEDGAEGLIRLAESDATGIVNLGSGQARRVQEVLDILGRHFPQMKLVEGESDIPYEASQADMTLFREITGWAPERHLEDTIPEMIEFERRRGQTEEQGEAAEPTRILISSVSKKVPLVKAVKQAVQKLGVQAEIIGADHNRNSIGRHFTDLFWEMPRLDQLSIADFLRYCKDHRVKCIVPTRDGELPYFAEHKEQIERNGIHVMISSAETVQTCLDKQLFYDKLQAEGFPVIPTSGDIDAFETASYVVKERFGAGSQSLGLKLGKEEALLHAKKLRQPIFQPFIDGVEYSIDLYRDGHGKVKGAVVRSRDLVVGGESQVTRTEKNPKLEKLAAELADRLDLYGHAVLQVLVDQQGMPHIIECNTRFGGASKLSIEAGLESFYWFLLEAAGADLKDYPFLRSAQEKQLVRFAEDLIL; via the coding sequence ATGCTAACCGGTAAAAGAGTGTTTGTGAGCGGTGGAGCCGGCGTGATCGGCACCGCTCTGGTCGAGAAGCTGCTGCGGCGCGGTGCGCAGGTGATGGTAGGGGATTTAAAGCCCCGGCCTGTGCAGTGGACTTCGGAAAATCTCCTTTATAAACAGGGGGATCTCAATTATTTGACGGCCGAGGAAATGGAGCATTTTCAGCCGGAATATGTGTTTCACCTGGCAGCAACCTTCGAACGTTCGGTGGAAACTTATGAATTTTGGAACGAAAACTACGAACATAACGTTCGTTTAAGCCATCATGTAATGAACTGTCTTAAAGATGTGAAATCGCTCCGCAAGGTCGTTTTTGCGTCGAGCTACTTGATTTATAACCCGGACACTTATACGTTCCCTGAACCGGCTGAGAAGGCCGTAAGCCTGAAAGAGGGCGGCGAAATATACCCGAGGAACTTGTGTGGGGTTGCCAAGCTGCTGCATGAGATGGAGCTGCAGTTTCTGCATCATTTCCGCGGCGCCGAGCTTCAGACGGTGAGCGCGCGCATTTATAGGAGCTATGGGAAAAATTCGCGCGATATCATTTCGCGTTGGATCCGTGCGCTGCTTAAAGATGAGACCATTACCGTTTTTCGAAAAGAAGGCATGTTCGATTACATCTATGCGGAGGACGGAGCGGAAGGCTTAATCCGTTTGGCGGAAAGCGATGCCACAGGCATCGTCAACTTAGGCAGCGGACAGGCCCGCAGGGTTCAGGAAGTGCTCGACATTTTGGGGCGCCATTTTCCGCAAATGAAGCTTGTGGAAGGAGAAAGCGACATTCCGTATGAAGCTTCGCAGGCGGATATGACTTTGTTCCGAGAAATAACCGGCTGGGCGCCGGAAAGACATCTGGAGGATACGATTCCGGAGATGATCGAGTTTGAGCGGCGGCGCGGTCAGACCGAGGAACAGGGCGAAGCGGCGGAGCCAACCCGCATCCTGATCAGCAGCGTATCCAAAAAGGTTCCGTTGGTCAAAGCGGTAAAACAGGCCGTGCAGAAGCTGGGTGTCCAAGCGGAGATTATCGGTGCAGATCATAATCGGAACAGCATCGGCAGACATTTTACGGATTTGTTTTGGGAAATGCCGCGATTGGACCAGCTTTCAATTGCAGACTTCCTCCGATATTGTAAGGATCATCGGGTTAAATGCATTGTCCCGACTCGCGACGGGGAATTGCCTTATTTTGCAGAGCACAAAGAACAAATTGAGCGCAATGGGATTCATGTCATGATCTCGTCCGCGGAAACGGTTCAAACCTGTTTGGACAAGCAGTTGTTTTATGACAAGCTCCAAGCGGAAGGGTTCCCGGTCATTCCAACCTCCGGAGACATCGATGCATTCGAGACGGCTTCTTATGTTGTCAAAGAGCGATTCGGCGCGGGTTCGCAAAGCCTGGGCTTGAAGCTTGGGAAAGAGGAGGCACTTCTCCATGCGAAAAAGCTGCGGCAGCCGATTTTTCAACCTTTCATCGACGGGGTGGAATATTCGATCGATTTGTATCGGGACGGACACGGCAAAGTGAAAGGGGCAGTCGTTCGCTCCCGCGATCTGGTCGTTGGCGGCGAGTCGCAAGTTACGAGAACGGAAAAGAACCCTAAGCTGGAGAAGCTGGCAGCCGAGTTGGCGGACCGTCTGGATTTATACGGGCATGCCGTGCTTCAAGTATTGGTGGATCAACAAGGTATGCCCCATATCATAGAATGCAACACTAGATTTGGCGGAGCCTCCAAATTAAGCATTGAAGCGGGACTTGAAAGCTTTTACTGGTTCCTGCTGGAGGCGGCAGGCGCAGATCTTAAGGATTACCCATTCCTTCGTTCCGCCCAAGAAAAACAGCTGGTTCGGTTTGCCGAGGATTTGATATTATGA
- a CDS encoding HAD family hydrolase yields MKVVVFDLDDTLYEELTFVKSGFQAVAQHLHITYGLDRLKAFDLMWGELQRSGRGKVFNRVLAENGLETKSNIQRCLTIYRLHRPNITLLDDAVRCIDALNGRPIYIVTDGNKLVQQNKLQALGLYHHEAIRHCFITRRYGIKNEKPSTYCFMKICERERVEPRDVVYIGDNPNKDFVGIKPLGFHTVRILRGSFRELTKPSKYEADHRITSLDELLSLL; encoded by the coding sequence ATGAAGGTCGTCGTTTTCGATCTGGACGATACCTTATATGAAGAGTTAACTTTTGTGAAGAGCGGGTTCCAGGCGGTAGCACAGCATCTGCATATAACCTATGGCCTGGACCGGCTGAAAGCTTTTGACCTCATGTGGGGCGAGCTTCAGCGAAGCGGAAGAGGAAAGGTCTTTAACCGGGTTTTAGCTGAGAACGGCCTTGAGACGAAATCCAATATCCAGCGTTGTTTGACCATTTACCGGCTGCATCGGCCGAATATTACGCTGCTTGATGATGCCGTCCGCTGCATCGATGCTTTGAATGGACGACCCATTTACATCGTTACGGACGGAAACAAGCTTGTCCAACAAAATAAGCTGCAAGCACTGGGATTATACCATCACGAGGCGATTCGACATTGTTTTATTACGCGAAGGTACGGCATTAAGAATGAGAAGCCCTCGACGTATTGTTTTATGAAAATATGCGAGCGGGAGCGAGTGGAACCTCGGGACGTCGTTTATATTGGAGATAACCCGAATAAAGATTTCGTCGGGATTAAGCCGCTAGGTTTTCATACGGTACGAATCTTGCGGGGATCTTTTCGAGAGTTGACCAAACCAAGCAAGTATGAAGCGGATCATCGGATCACGAGTCTGGATGAACTGCTTTCCCTTTTATAA
- the pseI gene encoding pseudaminic acid synthase, which translates to MSEITIASRKIGTAHRPFIIAEMSGNHNQSLERALQIVEAAAEAGADALKLQTYTAETMTLDINEGEFFIDDPSSLWKGSSLYSLYQQAYTPWEWHEPIFKRCKELGLICFSTPFDETAVDFLEQLDAPCYKIASFENVDLPLIRKAASTGKPLIISTGMASIAELDEMVRAAREAGCKELVLLKCTSSYPATPEDSNLLTIPHMRQLFECEVGVSDHTFGIGAPLAGVALGATVIEKHFTLRRADGGVDSVFSMEPEEMRALVVESERAWQSLGKVQYGLQAKEEGSLKHRRSLYFAQDLKPGDVLTKENLRAIRPGLGLAPKYYDILLGRKVNREIKKGTPVTWDTIL; encoded by the coding sequence ATGTCAGAAATTACGATAGCAAGCCGAAAGATCGGTACGGCGCATCGCCCGTTTATTATCGCCGAAATGTCGGGCAATCACAATCAATCTTTGGAGAGAGCGCTGCAAATTGTCGAAGCCGCGGCGGAAGCGGGGGCGGATGCGTTAAAGCTGCAAACCTATACAGCGGAAACGATGACACTCGATATAAATGAAGGCGAATTTTTTATCGACGACCCAAGCAGCTTGTGGAAAGGCAGCTCGCTTTATTCTTTATACCAGCAAGCGTATACGCCCTGGGAGTGGCATGAGCCGATTTTCAAACGCTGCAAGGAGCTTGGTTTGATATGCTTCAGCACTCCGTTCGACGAGACGGCCGTCGATTTTTTGGAGCAGCTGGATGCTCCTTGTTATAAGATCGCATCTTTCGAGAATGTGGATCTCCCGTTAATCCGAAAGGCGGCATCTACAGGGAAACCATTAATTATTTCCACAGGCATGGCTTCGATTGCCGAGCTGGATGAAATGGTACGTGCCGCTCGGGAGGCGGGATGCAAGGAGCTGGTCTTGTTGAAATGCACCAGCTCGTACCCGGCGACACCGGAAGATTCCAACTTGCTGACGATCCCCCATATGAGACAGCTGTTTGAATGCGAGGTCGGGGTATCCGACCATACATTCGGCATTGGTGCACCGCTCGCCGGTGTGGCGCTCGGCGCCACCGTCATAGAGAAGCATTTCACGCTTCGCCGCGCAGACGGAGGGGTTGATTCCGTATTTTCCATGGAACCGGAAGAGATGCGTGCGCTGGTGGTGGAGAGCGAACGGGCTTGGCAGTCGCTGGGTAAAGTGCAGTATGGCCTGCAAGCCAAGGAAGAAGGCTCGCTTAAACATCGCCGCTCCCTGTATTTTGCTCAAGATTTGAAGCCGGGGGATGTGTTGACCAAGGAAAATCTGAGGGCTATTCGCCCCGGACTCGGGTTAGCGCCGAAATATTATGACATTCTTCTTGGGCGAAAAGTGAACCGCGAAATCAAGAAAGGAACTCCGGTGACCTGGGACACCATTTTATAA
- a CDS encoding DUF4910 domain-containing protein, giving the protein MDELFDRLFPICRSITGPGLRETLSILSEYLPLEQLGEPTGSSVFDWTIPKEWRIREAWVKGPDGSTIIDFKKSNLHVLNYSIPVNRKMGLDELKEHLYSLPHMPEAIPYVTSYYKERWGFCLPHRQLEQLEPGTYHAYIDSELADGELNFGHAILPGESNKEILISTYVCHPSLANNELSGPVTAAFLYRRLAAWTKRRFTYRFVFVPETIGSITYLHRFGKHLKEKLHTGLVLTCLGGAQHRLSYKMSRRGNVPTDRLVQHLFRLQALQGDIRGFTPINGSDERQYCSPGFNLPVGQMSRMVYNCYPGYHNSFDTKETMTIEALQQSVDELEQLLRAIELDGYYVNQNPYGEVKLDKHDLYPDLNSPLNGVYSSNNVADNRVQLDRILVMLNYCDGEHSLLDIADKCGCSILQLEPIVRILKEKQLLQGPYLEPRNEMIE; this is encoded by the coding sequence ATGGACGAATTATTCGACCGGTTGTTCCCGATATGTCGAAGCATCACGGGGCCGGGGCTAAGAGAGACCTTATCGATCTTGTCGGAATATTTGCCGCTCGAGCAGTTGGGCGAACCGACGGGAAGCTCCGTATTCGATTGGACGATTCCCAAAGAATGGCGAATTCGGGAAGCTTGGGTTAAAGGACCCGACGGTTCCACGATCATCGATTTTAAAAAAAGCAACCTGCATGTGCTTAATTACAGCATTCCCGTTAACCGTAAAATGGGTTTGGATGAATTAAAGGAGCATTTGTATTCGCTGCCCCATATGCCGGAAGCCATCCCGTACGTAACTTCCTATTACAAGGAAAGATGGGGGTTTTGTCTGCCGCATCGTCAGTTGGAGCAGCTTGAGCCGGGGACGTACCATGCCTACATTGACAGCGAACTGGCAGACGGCGAACTGAACTTCGGCCATGCCATCCTGCCGGGGGAAAGCAACAAGGAAATTTTGATCAGCACCTATGTCTGCCACCCTTCGCTTGCGAACAATGAACTCAGCGGTCCGGTGACGGCGGCTTTTTTGTATCGCAGATTAGCGGCATGGACCAAGCGGAGATTTACGTATCGGTTCGTGTTCGTTCCCGAGACCATCGGGAGCATCACGTATTTGCACCGTTTCGGCAAGCACTTGAAGGAGAAGCTTCATACGGGGCTTGTGCTGACCTGCCTGGGTGGGGCGCAGCATCGGCTTAGCTACAAAATGTCGAGAAGAGGGAACGTGCCGACAGACAGGCTGGTCCAGCACTTATTCCGTCTCCAGGCGCTGCAAGGGGATATCCGAGGGTTTACGCCCATCAACGGTTCAGACGAACGCCAATACTGTTCTCCAGGCTTTAACCTTCCCGTCGGTCAAATGTCCAGAATGGTTTATAACTGTTATCCGGGTTATCACAATTCCTTCGATACGAAGGAAACCATGACAATCGAGGCGCTGCAGCAAAGTGTCGATGAACTGGAGCAATTATTGCGGGCGATAGAGCTTGACGGTTATTACGTGAATCAAAACCCGTACGGCGAAGTCAAGCTGGACAAACACGATCTTTACCCGGACCTCAATTCTCCTCTAAACGGAGTTTATTCGAGCAATAACGTTGCGGATAACCGTGTTCAATTAGACCGTATTCTAGTGATGCTGAACTACTGCGACGGCGAACACTCGCTGCTCGATATTGCTGACAAATGCGGCTGTTCCATCTTGCAGCTGGAGCCGATCGTCCGCATTTTGAAGGAGAAGCAGCTTTTACAAGGCCCTTATTTGGAACCAAGAAATGAGATGATCGAATGA